The following DNA comes from Nitrososphaerales archaeon.
CTCGAGATCACGATGATATCACCATCTTTAAGAGATTCGTGATTCTTCTCGATCGCTTCAATAACCTTTTGAACGAGGTCGAACCTATCCTTCTGGACCTCCACCTTGATCGGTATGAATTCCAATCTGCCCAACTTTTGATCCATAAATGAAGATCATCCCTTATAGCCTTGAGTGTAACATTACAGTTATAAAGGTTCTTTTCCCATAAAATAGATAAAATCTATCCAATTTTCCTTATCATGAACTCGCTCTTATTCTAAAACCTGTATCGAATATTTGGATGTTTAGAGGATAACTTCTTTGATCCTGATCAAAATTTAAAATTAAATTTTACATTTGTTATATTCGCTTTAGCTTCACAGCAGTCCCATATACAGTAATTTCAGATGCTCCAGCAGCTATCATAGCCGTCATGTATCTAACACCGATTATAGCATCAGCCCCCAACCTTTCAGCCTTCTCGATCATCCTCTTACAGGCTTCACTCCTCGCTCTATCTAGAAGATCACTGTAGTAAGTCAACTCCCCTCCAACGATCCTTCTGAAAAAACCTCTAATATGTTTGCCCAAGTGCACAGTCCTGACGGAGCTCCCCTCTACGAATCCTATCACTCTCTCAATTTCATACCCAGGGATCGTTTCGGTGGTGGTGAGGATCATAAGTGCTCCTTCTATTTAGTGGCTACCAAATTAAATCTTTTCTGTGTAGAAAGACTTAATAATTCATCGGTGTTAGGTAAATTTACGAGTTACGAATTCGATATAAAGCAGAGAGCGATAGGGATAGGTTGGGATTAAGATGTGTGAGCAAAAGATCCCTTCTCACCATCCACATAAGGTAACACACCTCTATTCTTACCATAAAGAGCACGGCCAATTGATACCATTCGCCAACTACCTTTTACCAGTATGGTTCAAGGGTATTACTGAAGAGCATCTGGCGGTGAGAAATTCTGCAGGTGTATTTGACGTATCCCATATGGGTCGATTCATAATAAGGGGTAGAGAGGCGATCAAATTCTTAGACTATCTACTACCTACAGCATTGGCGAAGATATACGATGGCAGGTGCTTCTACTCCGTCATGTGTAACGAAAAGGGTGGGATACTGGACGATTTGGTAACCCTGAGGATAAAAGAAGATGAGTTTATCATGGTGGTAAATGCCATCAATCGGGAGAAGGATTTTAATTGGCTCTCCAAGGTATCTGTGAATTTTGATGTGGATATAATCGATATTACCGATGAATCTGCTCTGATCGCATTACAAGGCCCTCAGGCACCGATAATCCTTCAGAAGATCGTCGATGTCAACCTCTCCAATGTAAAGAGGTATCACCATACTTCAGCAAAGATAGATGGTATTAGTGTACAGATATCACGAACTGGATACACTGGCGAAGACGGCTTCGAAATTTTAATCCCCCAATGCCCTGTAGATGAACCTATAAAGGCTGAAAAGATCTGGAATATGATCCTTGAAGTAGGAAAAGATGTAAATATCCTACCCTGTGGCCTAGGTGCACGTGATACATTGAGATTAGAGGCTGGCATGATACTTTATGGCCAGGATGTCGATGAAAATACTACACCCTTAGAAGCAAGATTGGACTGGTTAATACCTACCGATAAGATAAGTGATTACGTGGGCAAGCATGCGATCCTGGAACAGAGGAGGAAAGGTGTGGAGAAGATCAGGGTAGGCTTTGTGATGAAAGAGAGAGGGATACCACGCAATGGTTATGAAATTTTGAGCGATGGTAAGGTTGTAGGTAGAGTAACGAGTGGGACATTTTCACCGATCTTAAGAAAGGGTATTGGTATGGGCTATATATCGAAAAGTCTGGATCGAGTAGGGGGAGTGCTACAGATATCTATTCGAGGAGCATTGAACGATGCAATTATAACGACCTTTCCCTTTTACGATACAGAAAAGTATGGATGGAATAGAAAAAGATAAAGATCGTGAGAAGTTAGCGACTCGCATTGAGAGATTAGATCAATAATTTATAATTCAATAAGTATCAATTAAAGATTTGCTAGTAACTTCCCGTAACCCTTTATCTGCTCCCTCACACCGAGTTCTTTAAGTGCCAACCATATCGATGCAGAATTGCTCGATACCACAGGTTTATTCAGATCGCTCTCAAGCTTTTCAAGAATATCCAAAGTTCGGAAGTTTGTGCAACT
Coding sequences within:
- a CDS encoding YbjQ family protein — protein: MILTTTETIPGYEIERVIGFVEGSSVRTVHLGKHIRGFFRRIVGGELTYYSDLLDRARSEACKRMIEKAERLGADAIIGVRYMTAMIAAGASEITVYGTAVKLKRI
- the gcvT gene encoding glycine cleavage system aminomethyltransferase GcvT: MCEQKIPSHHPHKVTHLYSYHKEHGQLIPFANYLLPVWFKGITEEHLAVRNSAGVFDVSHMGRFIIRGREAIKFLDYLLPTALAKIYDGRCFYSVMCNEKGGILDDLVTLRIKEDEFIMVVNAINREKDFNWLSKVSVNFDVDIIDITDESALIALQGPQAPIILQKIVDVNLSNVKRYHHTSAKIDGISVQISRTGYTGEDGFEILIPQCPVDEPIKAEKIWNMILEVGKDVNILPCGLGARDTLRLEAGMILYGQDVDENTTPLEARLDWLIPTDKISDYVGKHAILEQRRKGVEKIRVGFVMKERGIPRNGYEILSDGKVVGRVTSGTFSPILRKGIGMGYISKSLDRVGGVLQISIRGALNDAIITTFPFYDTEKYGWNRKR